Proteins from a genomic interval of Xanthomonas sp. AM6:
- a CDS encoding histidine triad nucleotide-binding protein, producing the protein MDTIFGKIIRREIPASIVYEDEAVLGFKDIAPQAPVHVLFIPKQVEIPTLDDLAPEQATLVGRLVLAAAAYAREQGLAQDGYRVVMNCREHAGQTVFHLHLHLLAGAPLGRFGTP; encoded by the coding sequence ATGGACACCATCTTCGGCAAGATCATCCGTCGCGAAATCCCCGCCAGCATCGTCTACGAGGACGAGGCGGTGCTCGGCTTCAAGGACATCGCGCCGCAGGCGCCGGTGCATGTGCTGTTCATTCCCAAGCAGGTGGAGATCCCCACCCTCGACGACCTGGCGCCGGAGCAGGCGACGCTGGTCGGCAGGCTGGTGCTGGCCGCGGCGGCGTACGCGCGCGAACAGGGCCTGGCGCAGGACGGTTACCGGGTGGTGATGAACTGCCGCGAGCATGCCGGGCAGACCGTGTTCCATCTGCACCTGCACCTGCTGGCCGGGGCGCCGCTGGGCCGGTTCGGCACGCCCTGA
- the recR gene encoding recombination mediator RecR yields MSSLLEQLIDAFRVLPGVGQKTAQRMAYHVLEREREGGQRLAEALREAIERVGHCVQCRDFSETETCAICASAGRDRQQLCAVESPADRLAIEHATGYRGLYFILQGRLSPLDGVGPRELGLDRLGARLAQGEIAELIIATNSTVEGEATAHYLAQLARRHGVRPSRLAQGLPLGGELEYVDRGTLSHAFGSRNEVPQGGAGE; encoded by the coding sequence ATGTCTTCCCTGCTCGAACAACTGATCGACGCCTTCCGCGTGTTGCCGGGGGTGGGCCAGAAGACCGCGCAGCGGATGGCCTACCACGTGCTCGAGCGCGAGCGCGAGGGCGGGCAGCGCCTGGCCGAGGCCTTGCGCGAGGCGATCGAGCGCGTCGGCCATTGCGTGCAGTGCCGCGACTTCAGCGAGACCGAAACCTGCGCGATCTGCGCCAGCGCCGGCCGCGACCGCCAGCAGCTGTGCGCGGTGGAGTCGCCGGCCGACCGCCTGGCGATCGAGCACGCCACCGGCTACCGCGGGCTGTACTTCATCCTGCAGGGCCGGCTGTCGCCGCTGGACGGGGTTGGCCCGCGCGAGCTGGGTCTGGACCGGCTCGGCGCGCGCCTGGCGCAGGGCGAGATCGCCGAGCTGATCATCGCCACCAATTCCACCGTCGAGGGCGAGGCCACCGCGCACTACCTGGCGCAGCTGGCGCGCCGCCACGGGGTGCGCCCGAGCCGGCTGGCGCAGGGCCTGCCGCTGGGCGGGGAACTGGAGTACGTCGACCGCGGCACGCTGTCGCATGCGTTCGGCAGCCGCAACGAGGTACCGCAGGGCGGCGCGGGCGAGTAA
- a CDS encoding YbaB/EbfC family nucleoid-associated protein — protein MRGNIAQLMQQAQKMQENLQRAQEELAQLEVTGTAGGGMVSVTLTGAKECRKVRIDPSILSDQEMAEDLIAAAFNDASNKIDAESKQRMGSATAGMQLPPGMKLPF, from the coding sequence ATGCGTGGCAACATCGCCCAATTGATGCAACAGGCGCAGAAGATGCAGGAAAACCTGCAGCGCGCGCAGGAAGAACTGGCCCAGCTGGAAGTCACCGGCACCGCCGGCGGCGGCATGGTCAGCGTGACCCTGACCGGCGCCAAGGAGTGCCGCAAGGTGCGGATCGACCCGAGCATCCTCTCCGACCAGGAGATGGCCGAGGACCTGATCGCCGCCGCCTTCAACGACGCGTCCAACAAGATCGATGCCGAATCCAAGCAGCGCATGGGCTCGGCCACGGCCGGCATGCAGCTGCCGCCGGGCATGAAGCTGCCGTTCTGA
- the dnaX gene encoding DNA polymerase III subunit gamma/tau: protein MSYLVLARKWRPKRFAELVGQEHVVRALSNALDSGRVHHAFLFTGTRGVGKTTIARIFAKSLNCEQGTSADPCGQCPACLDIDAGRYIDLLEIDAASNTGVDDVREVIENAQYMPSRGKFKVYLIDEVHMLSKAAFNALLKTLEEPPEHVKFLLATTDPQKLPVTVLSRCLQFNLKRLDEEQIQGQMTKILAAEQIEVDASAIVQLAKAADGSLRDGLSLLDQAIAYAGGALRDDVVRAMLGTVDRTQVGAMLEALADGDGQRLLQVVAALAEFSPDWGGVLEALAEALHRIQVRQLVPGAAAAALDGLDPAPFAERLRPEIVQLWYQMALNGRRDLYLAPSPRAGFEMAVLRMLAFRPAGAAALPAASGPGTTAQGRTPAAPVAATPAAAAAPAAAPSVATVAAPAAPMMAPIPAAARPAPAPAPAAAAVLDPPWETAAPAPAQPVPAAHAAPSASAPMPTAEPEMAMVPPLADAVRTPPGNGAPRALHAAEDWLELVADCGLTGPSRQLAANAAFVSHADGVLRLSLSPGFEYLQSERSLGELATALADALGSKPKIVIESGIAVDAETLHERSHRQRGERQNAAETAFMRDPAVQALIQQQGARVVPDSIRPYEE, encoded by the coding sequence ATGTCCTATCTCGTTCTCGCCCGCAAGTGGCGCCCCAAGCGTTTTGCCGAGCTGGTGGGGCAGGAGCACGTGGTCCGCGCGCTCAGCAATGCGCTGGACAGCGGGCGCGTGCACCATGCGTTCCTGTTCACCGGCACCCGCGGCGTCGGCAAGACCACCATCGCGCGCATCTTCGCCAAGTCGCTGAACTGCGAGCAGGGCACCAGCGCCGATCCGTGCGGGCAGTGCCCGGCGTGCCTGGACATCGACGCCGGCCGCTACATCGACCTGCTGGAGATCGACGCCGCGTCCAACACCGGCGTGGACGACGTGCGCGAGGTGATCGAGAACGCGCAGTACATGCCCTCGCGCGGCAAGTTCAAGGTGTACCTGATCGACGAGGTGCACATGCTGTCCAAGGCCGCGTTCAACGCGCTGCTGAAGACGCTGGAGGAGCCGCCGGAGCACGTGAAGTTCCTGCTCGCCACCACCGACCCGCAGAAGCTGCCGGTGACGGTGCTGTCGCGCTGCCTGCAGTTCAACCTCAAGCGCCTGGACGAGGAGCAGATCCAGGGGCAGATGACCAAGATCCTGGCCGCCGAGCAAATCGAGGTCGATGCCTCGGCGATCGTGCAGCTGGCCAAGGCCGCCGACGGCAGCCTGCGCGACGGCCTGTCGCTGCTCGACCAGGCCATCGCCTACGCCGGCGGCGCGCTGCGCGACGACGTGGTGCGGGCGATGCTGGGCACGGTCGACCGCACCCAGGTCGGGGCGATGCTGGAGGCGCTGGCCGATGGCGACGGGCAGCGGCTGCTGCAGGTGGTCGCGGCGCTGGCCGAGTTCTCGCCGGACTGGGGCGGGGTGCTGGAGGCGCTGGCCGAGGCGCTGCACCGGATCCAGGTGCGGCAGCTGGTGCCTGGCGCGGCCGCGGCCGCTCTCGACGGCCTGGACCCGGCGCCGTTCGCCGAGCGCCTGCGCCCGGAGATCGTGCAGCTGTGGTACCAGATGGCGCTGAACGGGCGCCGCGACCTGTACCTGGCGCCGAGCCCGCGCGCCGGGTTCGAGATGGCGGTGCTGCGCATGCTGGCGTTCCGTCCGGCCGGCGCGGCGGCGTTGCCGGCCGCGTCCGGGCCGGGCACGACGGCGCAAGGCCGCACGCCTGCCGCGCCGGTGGCCGCGACACCGGCCGCCGCGGCCGCACCCGCCGCCGCGCCGTCCGTCGCCACGGTGGCGGCCCCGGCCGCACCGATGATGGCGCCGATACCGGCTGCCGCCAGGCCGGCACCCGCGCCGGCGCCGGCCGCTGCCGCGGTGCTGGACCCGCCATGGGAGACCGCGGCTCCGGCACCTGCGCAGCCGGTGCCGGCGGCGCATGCCGCGCCGTCCGCGTCCGCCCCCATGCCCACGGCCGAGCCGGAAATGGCGATGGTGCCGCCGCTCGCGGACGCTGTGCGCACGCCGCCCGGAAACGGCGCGCCGCGCGCGCTGCACGCGGCCGAGGACTGGCTGGAACTGGTCGCCGATTGCGGCCTGACCGGGCCGTCGCGGCAGCTCGCCGCCAACGCGGCCTTCGTCAGCCATGCCGACGGCGTGCTGCGGCTGTCGCTGTCGCCGGGCTTCGAATACCTGCAGTCCGAACGCTCGCTCGGCGAACTGGCGACGGCGCTGGCCGATGCGCTGGGCAGCAAGCCGAAGATCGTGATCGAAAGCGGCATCGCGGTCGATGCCGAAACCCTGCACGAGCGCTCGCACCGGCAACGCGGCGAGCGCCAGAACGCGGCCGAGACTGCGTTCATGCGCGACCCGGCGGTGCAAGCGCTGATCCAGCAGCAAGGCGCGCGGGTCGTCCCCGATTCCATCCGCCCTTACGAAGAGTAG
- a CDS encoding molybdenum cofactor biosynthesis protein MoaE yields MSMPQRFHLADSALDIAALRAPLAHAQAGAYASFEGWVRDHNDGRAVDGLRYEAYAALAEAEGRRIADEALARFDILDLRCVHRVGDLAIGDLAVWVGVVAAHRGAAFDACRYVIDEVKARVPIWKHERYREGDAGWLHPET; encoded by the coding sequence ATGTCCATGCCGCAGCGTTTCCACCTGGCCGACAGCGCCCTGGACATCGCCGCGCTGCGCGCGCCGCTGGCGCATGCGCAGGCCGGCGCCTATGCCAGCTTCGAAGGCTGGGTGCGCGACCACAACGACGGCCGCGCGGTCGACGGTCTACGCTACGAAGCCTACGCGGCGCTGGCCGAGGCCGAGGGCCGGCGCATCGCCGACGAAGCCCTGGCCCGCTTCGACATCCTCGACCTGCGCTGCGTGCACCGTGTGGGCGACCTGGCGATCGGCGACCTGGCGGTGTGGGTCGGCGTGGTCGCCGCGCACCGCGGCGCGGCGTTCGACGCCTGCCGCTACGTCATCGACGAGGTCAAGGCGCGCGTGCCGATCTGGAAGCACGAGCGCTATCGCGAGGGCGATGCGGGCTGGCTGCATCCGGAGACGTAG
- a CDS encoding MoaD/ThiS family protein — protein sequence MSARVTVLYFASLREAAGIEREQVHSAAADLRALYAELDARHGLRWPSQRLRVAVDGAFVGWDAPLRDGSEVVFIPPVSGG from the coding sequence ATGAGCGCGCGGGTGACCGTGCTGTATTTCGCCAGCCTGCGCGAGGCGGCCGGCATCGAGCGCGAGCAGGTGCACAGCGCGGCCGCCGACCTGCGCGCGCTGTACGCCGAACTGGACGCGCGGCACGGCCTGCGCTGGCCGTCGCAGCGCCTGCGCGTGGCCGTGGACGGCGCCTTCGTGGGCTGGGACGCGCCGCTGCGCGATGGCAGCGAAGTGGTGTTCATCCCGCCGGTCTCGGGAGGCTGA
- the moaC gene encoding cyclic pyranopterin monophosphate synthase MoaC translates to MNKNVAKQAPPALTHLDPQGVPTMVDVSAKAVTARVAVAEACVRFPAAVAAQLRADALRSAKGGIVDTAVIAGTMAVKRTHELIPFCHPLPIDGCRFAIDWASAQVLRIECTVRTVHRTGVEMEALTGASVAALTVYDMCKALTHAMTIGPVRLLGKRGGKRDVGSAA, encoded by the coding sequence ATGAACAAGAACGTGGCCAAGCAGGCGCCGCCGGCGCTGACCCATCTCGACCCGCAGGGCGTGCCGACGATGGTCGACGTCTCGGCTAAGGCGGTCACCGCGCGCGTCGCCGTGGCCGAGGCATGCGTGCGCTTTCCCGCCGCGGTGGCCGCGCAACTGCGCGCCGACGCGCTGCGCAGCGCCAAGGGCGGCATCGTCGACACCGCGGTGATCGCCGGCACCATGGCGGTCAAGCGCACCCACGAGCTGATCCCGTTCTGCCATCCGCTGCCGATCGACGGCTGCCGCTTCGCGATCGACTGGGCCTCGGCGCAGGTGCTGCGCATCGAATGCACGGTGCGCACCGTGCACCGCACCGGCGTGGAGATGGAGGCGCTGACCGGCGCCAGCGTCGCCGCGCTGACCGTCTACGACATGTGCAAGGCGCTGACCCACGCGATGACGATCGGCCCGGTGCGGCTGCTCGGCAAGCGCGGCGGCAAGCGCGACGTCGGGAGTGCGGCATGA
- a CDS encoding DUF4440 domain-containing protein produces MDDATAQHVIALELSLLDASVRASAERLDRLLDDAFVEFGASGRRFGKREVLAELPGASQVRHRASDMQARWLAPDLLHLTYRSERSGDGGHHCALRSSLWRRRDDRWRMLFHQGTPSVADA; encoded by the coding sequence ATGGACGACGCCACCGCACAGCACGTGATCGCGCTGGAACTGAGCCTGCTGGACGCGTCGGTGCGCGCGTCGGCCGAACGCCTCGACCGCCTGCTCGACGACGCCTTCGTCGAGTTCGGCGCCTCCGGCCGGCGTTTCGGCAAGCGCGAGGTGCTGGCCGAACTGCCGGGCGCGTCCCAGGTCCGCCATCGTGCCAGCGACATGCAGGCGCGGTGGCTGGCGCCGGACCTGCTGCACCTGACCTATCGCAGCGAGCGCAGCGGCGACGGTGGCCACCATTGCGCATTGCGCAGTTCGCTGTGGCGGCGCCGCGACGATCGCTGGCGGATGCTGTTCCACCAGGGCACGCCCAGCGTCGCCGACGCATGA
- the moaA gene encoding GTP 3',8-cyclase MoaA gives MSAVLRPPLPPLPATPVDRLGRPLRDLRLSVIEACNFRCGYCMPADKVPDDYGFDAASRLSFEQLETLVRAFVRNGVSKLRLTGGEPLLRRDLPDLVRRLARIPGLDDLAMTTNGSLLARHAQALREAGLRRVTVSLDAIDPATFRRMSGGRGEVAQVLAGIDAAVAAGLGPVKINCVVQRGVNDDQVLPLLAHFRGSGHVLRFIEYMDVGTCNAWQRERVVPSAELRERIAARWPLRALDPHYAGEVAARHAFVDGGGEIGFVSSVSAPFCGDCHRARVSADGQLYTCLFAAAGTDLKPALGGGEDALAERVQALWGQRGDRYSELRGDARAARGKHVEMFLIGG, from the coding sequence ATGAGCGCGGTGCTGCGCCCGCCGTTGCCGCCGCTGCCGGCCACCCCGGTGGACCGCCTGGGGCGGCCGCTGCGCGACCTGCGCCTGTCGGTGATCGAGGCCTGCAACTTCCGCTGCGGCTACTGCATGCCGGCCGACAAGGTGCCCGACGACTACGGTTTCGATGCGGCCTCGCGGCTGTCGTTCGAGCAGCTCGAGACCCTGGTGCGCGCGTTCGTGCGCAACGGCGTCAGCAAGCTGCGCCTGACCGGCGGCGAGCCGCTGCTGCGCCGCGACCTGCCCGACCTGGTGCGGCGGCTGGCGCGCATCCCCGGCCTGGACGACCTGGCGATGACCACCAACGGCTCGCTGCTGGCGCGGCACGCGCAGGCCTTGCGCGAGGCCGGCTTGCGCCGGGTCACGGTGAGCCTGGACGCGATCGATCCGGCGACCTTCCGGCGCATGTCCGGCGGCCGCGGCGAGGTGGCGCAGGTGCTGGCCGGCATCGACGCGGCGGTGGCGGCCGGGCTGGGGCCGGTCAAGATCAACTGCGTGGTCCAGCGCGGCGTCAACGACGACCAGGTGCTGCCGCTGCTGGCGCATTTCCGCGGCAGCGGCCACGTGCTGCGCTTCATCGAGTACATGGACGTGGGCACCTGCAACGCCTGGCAGCGCGAGCGGGTGGTGCCGTCGGCCGAACTGCGCGAGCGCATCGCCGCGCGCTGGCCGCTGCGCGCGCTGGATCCGCACTATGCCGGCGAAGTCGCCGCGCGCCATGCCTTCGTCGACGGCGGCGGCGAGATCGGCTTCGTCAGCTCGGTCAGTGCGCCGTTCTGCGGCGATTGCCACCGCGCCCGGGTCTCGGCCGACGGCCAGCTCTATACCTGCCTGTTCGCCGCCGCCGGCACCGACCTGAAGCCGGCGCTGGGCGGCGGCGAGGACGCGCTGGCCGAGCGCGTGCAGGCGTTGTGGGGCCAGCGCGGCGATCGCTACAGCGAACTGCGCGGCGATGCGCGCGCGGCGCGCGGCAAGCACGTCGAGATGTTCCTGATCGGCGGATGA